One genomic region from Thermoleptolyngbya sichuanensis A183 encodes:
- a CDS encoding GDP-L-fucose synthase family protein, with translation MPLSFSNQRILVTGGAGFLGKQVVNQLIHAGADPAKITVPRSRDYDLTQMEACRRAVDQQDIVIHLAAHVGGIGLNREKPAELFYDNLMMGAQLIHAAYEAGVKKFTCVGTICAYPKFTPVPFKEDDLWNGYPEETNAPYGVAKKALLVQLQAYRQQYGFDGIYLLPVNLYGPEDNFDPRSSHVIPALIRKVHEAQLRGERTIPVWGDGSPTREFLYSTDAARGIVMGTQFYAEPEPVNLGTGYEISIKDLITLICELMDYDGELVWETDKPNGQPRRCLDTQRAKDKFGFTAEVEFREGLRNTIHWYRNHASRITG, from the coding sequence ATGCCCCTCTCCTTCTCCAACCAACGAATTCTCGTCACGGGCGGTGCCGGATTCCTCGGCAAGCAGGTGGTGAACCAACTCATCCACGCGGGTGCCGACCCCGCCAAGATTACGGTGCCCCGCTCTCGCGACTATGACCTGACGCAGATGGAGGCGTGCCGTCGCGCCGTTGACCAGCAAGACATTGTGATTCATCTCGCAGCCCATGTCGGCGGCATCGGGCTGAATCGGGAAAAGCCTGCGGAACTGTTCTACGACAACCTGATGATGGGGGCGCAACTGATTCATGCTGCCTATGAAGCGGGGGTGAAGAAGTTTACCTGTGTGGGCACGATTTGCGCCTATCCCAAGTTCACGCCTGTGCCGTTCAAGGAAGATGACCTGTGGAATGGCTACCCGGAGGAGACCAATGCTCCCTATGGGGTGGCGAAGAAGGCGCTGTTGGTGCAGCTTCAGGCGTATCGTCAGCAGTATGGGTTTGATGGCATTTACCTGCTGCCGGTGAATCTGTATGGACCGGAGGATAATTTTGACCCGCGCAGTTCTCATGTGATTCCGGCGCTGATTCGCAAGGTGCATGAGGCGCAGTTGCGCGGGGAGAGGACGATTCCGGTGTGGGGGGATGGTTCGCCGACGCGGGAGTTTCTCTATTCCACCGATGCGGCGCGGGGGATTGTGATGGGGACGCAGTTCTATGCGGAGCCGGAGCCTGTGAATTTGGGGACGGGCTATGAGATTTCTATCAAGGATCTGATTACGCTGATTTGTGAACTGATGGACTATGACGGGGAACTGGTTTGGGAGACTGATAAGCCCAATGGGCAGCCCCGCAGGTGTCTCGATACGCAGCGGGCTAAGGATAAGTTTGGCTTTACCGCAGAGGTGGAGTTTAGGGAGGGACTACGGAACACGATCCACTGGTATCGAAATCATGCCAGTAGGATTACAGGTTAG